From Proteiniborus sp. MB09-C3, the proteins below share one genomic window:
- a CDS encoding serine hydrolase: protein MNQAIFNEMIDRISNENILNLVVIKDGEIVVDYNKQDDYKGKRFKINSCTKSIISTLIGIAIDNKLIEGVHQPISDFFPELRANDIEKRKKDITVYHLLTMTSGISWPEFGNWEFISGLVNSNDWVKFILDMPMEHSPGNVFNYSSGGSHLLSAIISRATGMNAQKYAQKHIFEPLDIKNFIWMSDPQGNSNGGFGIEMSAYDMAKIGCLYMNKGKKGKDSLIPEYWINESLEPKILVSRSLGHYGYQWWIKDLSFKETTHTAYFAMGNGGQFIFVIPSVNMVAVFISDNYDDSFRPIYYMKKYLLRMF, encoded by the coding sequence ATGAATCAAGCTATATTTAATGAAATGATAGATAGGATCAGTAATGAAAATATACTAAACTTAGTTGTAATTAAGGATGGGGAAATCGTAGTTGACTATAACAAACAAGATGATTATAAAGGAAAAAGATTTAAGATAAACTCCTGCACTAAGAGTATAATATCGACTCTCATTGGAATAGCCATAGACAATAAGCTAATAGAAGGTGTTCATCAGCCTATCTCCGACTTTTTCCCTGAGCTAAGGGCGAATGACATAGAAAAAAGAAAAAAAGATATTACTGTATATCATCTGCTTACTATGACTAGTGGCATATCTTGGCCTGAATTTGGTAACTGGGAGTTTATCTCTGGCTTAGTCAATAGTAATGATTGGGTTAAGTTTATTTTAGACATGCCTATGGAGCATAGCCCTGGCAATGTATTTAATTATAGCTCAGGTGGTTCTCATTTATTATCTGCTATAATCAGCAGGGCTACAGGCATGAATGCTCAGAAATATGCACAGAAGCATATTTTTGAACCACTAGATATAAAAAATTTTATCTGGATGTCTGATCCTCAGGGCAATAGCAATGGGGGCTTTGGAATTGAAATGTCTGCTTATGATATGGCTAAAATAGGATGCCTTTATATGAATAAAGGGAAAAAGGGAAAAGATTCATTGATTCCAGAATACTGGATCAATGAATCTCTAGAACCTAAGATATTAGTATCACGGTCATTAGGACATTATGGATATCAGTGGTGGATTAAAGATTTATCTTTTAAAGAAACAACTCATACTGCATATTTTGCCATGGGTAATGGAGGACAGTTTATTTTTGTAATTCCAAGTGTAAACATGGTTGCAGTATTCATCTCAGATAATTATGATGATTCTTTTAGGCCTATTTATTATATGAAAAAGTATTTGCTGAGAATGTTTTAG
- a CDS encoding ATP-binding cassette domain-containing protein — MILGSSGSGKTVLLETIAGLYSPSEGSIIYYNNKDLLSLPPEKRNIGFVYQNYELFPHLTVKENIIFGLKIRKISEDIINKKLCRLVSMFKINHLLHRYPDKLSGGEKQRVALARAACLRELNRICFHSK; from the coding sequence GTGATACTGGGATCTAGTGGTTCTGGAAAGACAGTGCTGCTAGAAACCATTGCAGGTCTTTATAGTCCTAGTGAAGGTAGTATTATATACTATAACAATAAGGATCTGCTTTCTTTACCCCCTGAAAAGAGAAATATAGGCTTTGTCTATCAAAATTATGAGCTGTTTCCTCATCTGACAGTTAAGGAAAATATTATTTTTGGATTAAAAATAAGAAAGATTAGTGAAGATATTATAAATAAAAAGCTATGCAGATTAGTATCAATGTTTAAAATAAACCATCTTCTGCATAGATATCCTGATAAGCTTAGTGGAGGAGAGAAGCAAAGAGTTGCATTAGCAAGAGCAGCATGCTTAAGAGAACTAAATCGAATTTGCTTTCATTCTAAATAA
- a CDS encoding ABC transporter substrate-binding protein, whose product MKKPISIILIFTMLLMTLSGCASKATVSQGVTDTTIKVGNAAATSGAFAPVGVPFNAGIQAYIQKVNDAGGIDGRKIEFVHYDDEFDPVKGKAFTEQLINDDKVFALVGHFGTPTIGATLDLLTETGIPTVYFAAGISALYNEDATSSEKGKGLYPVQPIYVTEGRLIVARAVEEHGAKKIGVIYTNDDAGKDLLAGVENQVKKLGDDYSVVKEQINPGAADVSSAVLKMKNENVDVVVAASIQATLPTIVKGLISQGVSKPVFTTYSNADATTIANFAADYESASNKFPIYSNAWVDLSNAEEVNDFVEGMTNYGEPDYAGNAFAMAGWIAGHFLCEGLKRTEGQTLNWENFMKAMESAEFKIPMGGTVNYANGQRLGTQAMSLLKVSDDGKAWESVKPVEDLNIIVDRVQ is encoded by the coding sequence ATGAAAAAACCTATATCGATTATCCTTATTTTTACCATGCTATTAATGACATTATCAGGATGTGCTAGTAAGGCAACTGTTTCTCAAGGAGTTACTGATACCACTATAAAAGTAGGAAATGCTGCTGCCACATCAGGCGCATTTGCACCTGTAGGAGTGCCATTTAATGCAGGTATACAGGCATATATTCAGAAAGTAAATGATGCTGGTGGAATTGACGGGAGAAAAATTGAATTTGTACATTATGATGATGAATTTGATCCGGTAAAAGGAAAAGCTTTTACAGAGCAGCTAATAAATGATGATAAGGTATTTGCACTTGTAGGGCATTTTGGTACACCAACAATAGGAGCTACTCTTGATCTATTAACAGAAACAGGAATACCAACTGTATACTTTGCAGCAGGTATATCAGCTCTTTACAACGAAGATGCAACTAGTTCTGAAAAGGGTAAGGGGCTATATCCAGTTCAGCCAATATATGTTACTGAAGGTAGACTGATTGTTGCTAGAGCAGTGGAAGAGCATGGTGCAAAGAAAATAGGCGTTATTTACACTAATGATGATGCAGGAAAAGACTTACTTGCAGGAGTAGAAAATCAAGTTAAAAAGCTTGGCGACGATTATTCTGTTGTTAAAGAGCAAATAAATCCAGGAGCAGCAGATGTATCTTCAGCAGTATTAAAAATGAAAAATGAAAATGTTGATGTTGTCGTAGCTGCTTCAATACAAGCAACTTTACCAACTATAGTAAAAGGTCTTATAAGTCAAGGTGTAAGCAAACCAGTGTTTACAACATATTCAAATGCTGATGCTACAACTATAGCAAACTTTGCTGCTGACTATGAAAGTGCTTCAAATAAGTTTCCAATATACTCAAATGCATGGGTTGACCTAAGTAATGCTGAAGAAGTTAATGACTTCGTAGAAGGAATGACTAATTATGGTGAACCAGACTATGCTGGGAATGCTTTTGCTATGGCAGGATGGATAGCTGGACATTTCCTTTGTGAAGGACTTAAGAGAACAGAAGGACAGACGCTTAACTGGGAAAACTTTATGAAGGCAATGGAGTCTGCAGAGTTTAAGATACCTATGGGAGGAACTGTTAACTATGCAAATGGACAACGTCTAGGAACACAGGCAATGTCACTACTTAAGGTTTCTGATGATGGCAAAGCCTGGGAAAGTGTAAAGCCAGTTGAAGATTTAAACATTATAGTAGATAGGGTACAGTAA
- a CDS encoding ABC-2 family transporter protein translates to MRIFLTLFKASFRSEAQYKFDFFINILGNIAILGDFLITVFILMRFKNINGWLLQEVSLMYAITEFGFGVYRFIGDGFNNFEVLVLSGKFDTLLIRPASALVQVMLQKVDLKRLGMVVQALAVGIWGLQRCSFIDNSIYVYLPFLLLASVIVNTQIGIMLAAVAFWTGKNEDIVVLGHYSSRTAAQYPASIYNKLFSSILTFIIPFFSVSYYPLVYYTGRSENILYLLAPLLAVVAMTPITYIIWSSGIKRYSSTGT, encoded by the coding sequence ATGAGGATTTTTCTAACGCTCTTTAAAGCTTCCTTTAGAAGTGAAGCACAGTATAAATTTGATTTTTTTATTAACATACTTGGTAATATAGCTATCCTAGGAGATTTTTTAATTACTGTATTCATATTGATGCGGTTTAAAAATATTAATGGATGGCTGCTTCAAGAGGTTTCCTTGATGTATGCAATTACAGAGTTTGGATTTGGAGTTTACAGATTTATAGGTGATGGATTTAACAATTTTGAAGTATTGGTACTTTCAGGCAAGTTTGATACATTACTGATTAGACCAGCTTCAGCGCTTGTACAGGTCATGCTGCAAAAAGTTGATTTAAAGAGGCTTGGTATGGTAGTTCAAGCATTAGCAGTTGGTATATGGGGGCTGCAAAGGTGTTCATTTATAGATAATAGCATATATGTATATTTGCCATTCTTATTATTAGCTTCAGTAATAGTCAATACACAAATAGGCATAATGCTTGCTGCTGTGGCCTTTTGGACAGGGAAAAATGAAGATATTGTAGTTCTAGGACACTACTCATCAAGAACGGCAGCTCAGTATCCTGCATCAATTTATAACAAGCTATTTAGTAGCATATTGACATTCATTATTCCTTTCTTTTCTGTAAGCTACTATCCTTTAGTATATTATACTGGGAGATCTGAAAATATACTTTACTTATTAGCGCCATTACTTGCGGTAGTTGCCATGACGCCTATAACTTATATTATATGGAGTTCAGGTATTAAGAGGTATTCGAGTACGGGAACATAG
- a CDS encoding peroxiredoxin — translation MENNCLKIGMKAPDFTAQTTFGPIKLSSLVGRWVVLFSHPGDFTPVUTTEFIALAKHNNQFVMRNTQLLGLSIDSNPSHLAWVYNIYQNTGVQIPFPIISDRDGSIARLYGMIAPEASTTQTVRNVFFIDDKQIIRAILVYPLTNGRNIPEMIRIIEALQTSDREKVATPADWVPGCAVVVPAPQTFEELLRRKQGEEGLECIDWYLCYRNI, via the coding sequence ATGGAAAATAATTGTCTCAAAATAGGAATGAAGGCTCCAGATTTTACTGCTCAAACAACCTTTGGACCAATTAAGCTTTCAAGTCTTGTAGGCAGATGGGTAGTTCTTTTTTCACATCCTGGAGACTTTACTCCTGTCTGAACTACAGAGTTCATTGCTTTGGCAAAGCATAATAATCAATTTGTTATGAGAAATACACAATTACTAGGATTGAGTATTGACAGCAATCCCTCTCATTTAGCTTGGGTTTACAATATATATCAAAATACAGGAGTCCAAATACCTTTTCCAATAATTTCTGACAGAGATGGAAGTATTGCAAGATTGTATGGCATGATTGCTCCTGAAGCAAGCACTACACAGACTGTTAGAAATGTATTTTTTATAGATGATAAACAGATTATTAGGGCTATACTTGTCTATCCACTTACAAATGGTAGAAATATACCAGAGATGATTCGCATCATTGAAGCTCTTCAAACCTCAGACAGGGAAAAGGTAGCAACTCCTGCTGACTGGGTTCCAGGCTGCGCAGTAGTAGTTCCTGCACCTCAAACCTTTGAGGAACTACTAAGGAGGAAGCAAGGAGAAGAAGGGCTAGAATGTATAGATTGGTATTTGTGCTACAGGAATATATAA
- a CDS encoding ABC transporter ATP-binding protein, which produces MEVLTQNEKMSDNTVLRIEDLSIAFGGLKAVDSLSFDIKEKEIFGLIGPNGAGKTTVFNCITQFYKPDNGGVFFRTNTGEVENLVGKRPHEIISKGLVRTFQNLELIRELTVIDNILIGSHIEFKASILSQILKLPKARKEEERFRGKAEEVLKYMGLFDIKDQLVAGQPYGVLKKIELARTLMCDPKLIILDEPAAGLNEIETLDLVNIVKEIKNKYNCAILLVEHDMKFVTDLCDRICAISFGKLLAIGTPQEIQANQKVQAAYLGKGDE; this is translated from the coding sequence ATGGAAGTGTTAACACAAAATGAGAAGATGTCTGATAATACAGTATTAAGAATTGAAGATCTCTCCATAGCCTTTGGCGGACTAAAAGCTGTAGATTCACTGTCCTTTGACATTAAAGAGAAGGAGATTTTTGGACTTATAGGACCTAATGGTGCAGGAAAGACTACTGTATTTAACTGTATTACACAGTTCTATAAGCCTGATAATGGAGGAGTTTTCTTCAGAACAAATACAGGAGAGGTTGAAAACCTAGTTGGGAAAAGACCTCATGAAATTATCTCAAAGGGACTTGTAAGAACATTTCAGAACCTAGAGCTCATAAGAGAATTAACTGTAATCGACAATATACTTATAGGCTCACATATAGAGTTCAAGGCTTCAATATTAAGTCAGATACTAAAGCTTCCGAAAGCAAGAAAGGAGGAAGAAAGATTTAGAGGGAAAGCAGAGGAAGTACTTAAATATATGGGGCTTTTTGATATAAAGGATCAGCTTGTAGCAGGTCAACCCTATGGAGTTCTTAAAAAAATTGAGCTTGCTCGGACACTGATGTGTGATCCCAAGCTTATAATACTAGACGAACCTGCAGCTGGATTAAATGAGATAGAGACATTGGATCTAGTAAACATAGTAAAAGAAATAAAAAACAAATACAATTGTGCAATACTTCTTGTAGAGCATGACATGAAATTTGTTACAGATTTATGTGATAGAATATGTGCTATTTCCTTTGGTAAGCTTCTTGCTATAGGAACACCTCAAGAGATACAAGCCAATCAGAAGGTACAAGCAGCTTATTTAGGAAAGGGGGATGAATAG
- a CDS encoding ABC-2 family transporter protein, producing MIDIFRGLELAKKSFERDRVYLLNHIVNNIGSIIFGYINVRIWLAVLGNTNEGMEAVTYLMVNQAGLWLVMFLPYGCYIPQKVRDGSIAFEMLRPYGLLYGSFFEVLGHIAYNFLFRTLPILLFGVLIMGVSLPSIYQILPYLSTLFNGILLSFLINYFVGLWSIKFLSINGVQMLYYFASTLFSGAFINLKYYPEFFQRIIMKLPFAYTSYVPTAVYQGQFDLLKACITQWMWIICLFSIAYLLTAKLTKKMTVQGG from the coding sequence GTGATTGATATTTTTAGGGGATTAGAGCTTGCAAAAAAATCCTTTGAAAGAGATCGTGTCTATTTGCTAAACCATATAGTCAATAATATTGGTAGCATAATATTTGGCTATATCAACGTCAGAATCTGGCTAGCAGTATTAGGAAATACCAATGAAGGCATGGAGGCTGTAACCTATCTTATGGTCAATCAAGCTGGACTATGGCTTGTGATGTTTCTTCCATATGGCTGCTACATACCTCAAAAGGTCAGAGATGGCTCAATAGCATTTGAGATGCTAAGACCTTACGGATTACTATATGGCAGTTTTTTTGAAGTATTAGGCCATATTGCCTACAATTTCTTATTTCGCACATTACCAATTCTTCTTTTTGGTGTTCTAATCATGGGAGTTTCACTTCCAAGCATATATCAGATTTTACCATACTTAAGTACATTATTTAATGGAATACTCTTATCATTTTTAATAAACTATTTCGTCGGCCTTTGGAGCATTAAGTTTTTATCTATTAATGGCGTTCAAATGCTTTATTATTTTGCGAGTACATTGTTTAGCGGTGCATTTATTAATCTAAAATACTATCCTGAGTTTTTTCAACGCATAATTATGAAGCTACCTTTTGCATATACATCCTATGTACCTACAGCAGTTTATCAGGGACAGTTTGATTTACTAAAAGCCTGTATAACTCAATGGATGTGGATTATATGTCTATTTAGTATTGCCTATTTATTGACAGCAAAATTAACAAAGAAAATGACTGTTCAAGGAGGTTAA
- a CDS encoding branched-chain amino acid ABC transporter permease → MSIFIQILLNSLETGGIYALAALGIILIFRTSNTTNYAQGSLSMFNAFIAAYILMGTGLPAYVVAILGMLSAFLVGVLVDRIVISRTQKVNPVSKQIITLGLIMIFLGLAPMIFGTDPLQFPRFIYGSHTIMGATISYNAIVNIIVGVVIMLFLFYMLQRSKWGLSVRATASNDIVARMMGIPTTFVTMASWAIAAALGTLAALMLAPTTSVSISMMDGVQIIAFLACVLGGFQTFHGPVIAAYIIGFASNFISFYISSIWSDSILYILILAVILFKPNGLFGKKIVKKV, encoded by the coding sequence ATGAGCATATTTATACAAATACTCCTGAATAGCTTAGAAACAGGGGGTATTTACGCACTTGCAGCATTAGGTATAATACTTATTTTCAGAACATCAAATACAACAAATTATGCTCAAGGTTCACTAAGTATGTTCAATGCATTTATAGCTGCCTATATACTCATGGGTACAGGCCTTCCAGCTTATGTAGTGGCCATACTTGGAATGTTAAGTGCATTTCTTGTAGGGGTACTTGTGGATAGGATAGTCATATCAAGGACACAAAAGGTTAATCCTGTATCTAAGCAGATAATAACACTTGGATTAATAATGATATTTTTAGGCCTTGCACCTATGATATTCGGAACAGATCCTCTTCAATTTCCTAGATTTATTTATGGAAGCCATACAATAATGGGAGCCACAATTTCATACAATGCCATTGTGAATATTATAGTTGGTGTTGTAATAATGCTATTTTTATTCTATATGCTTCAAAGAAGCAAATGGGGCCTCTCTGTAAGAGCTACTGCTTCTAATGATATAGTTGCCAGAATGATGGGTATACCGACTACTTTTGTTACTATGGCCTCTTGGGCCATAGCAGCAGCACTAGGTACACTAGCAGCTCTGATGCTAGCACCTACTACAAGTGTCAGCATCTCTATGATGGACGGAGTTCAGATAATTGCTTTTTTAGCTTGTGTTCTAGGAGGATTCCAAACCTTTCATGGACCTGTTATAGCTGCTTATATAATAGGATTTGCAAGTAACTTTATTTCCTTTTATATATCATCCATATGGAGCGATTCAATACTTTATATATTGATTTTAGCCGTAATACTATTTAAGCCAAATGGACTTTTTGGCAAGAAAATAGTTAAAAAGGTATAG
- a CDS encoding branched-chain amino acid ABC transporter permease, whose translation MEKRENKLIEKYKKSRPYSDYIIFGALLILLPILVEIGFLKYSYLTIIASILIYSIAALGLNILLGYSGLISLGTAGFMGLGTYLAAYFTADLNLPFELSLLISVAVPMVIGVLTGLVSLRIEGFYLAIATLAISEIFRKVFVEFEVVTNGFSGKKAGYPELLGFIKLGRNGSFILIVVFLVAVMIIAHNIINSYTGRAFQAMRGSEAAAQAMGINIYKYRLLSFAIAVAYSALGGVLYIHFVKYTYPNAWTLTLSLNILAVIIIGGIRSIPGTILGSFIVFGVPDLILKRLPIIGDFDGMAYIFNGILIILVILFYPTGLIHMKNDIRRFFLKFKKGKENYSEHGSVNTK comes from the coding sequence TTGGAAAAGAGAGAAAATAAACTGATTGAAAAATATAAGAAAAGCAGACCATATTCAGATTATATAATCTTTGGAGCTTTGCTAATCTTGCTTCCTATACTAGTAGAGATAGGATTCCTAAAGTATTCCTATCTCACAATAATTGCGAGTATACTCATATATTCAATAGCAGCTTTGGGACTCAACATTCTTTTAGGATATTCAGGTCTAATCTCCTTGGGCACAGCTGGTTTCATGGGACTGGGAACTTATCTTGCAGCTTATTTTACTGCTGATTTAAACCTTCCCTTTGAGCTGTCACTGTTGATTTCTGTAGCAGTTCCAATGGTAATAGGAGTTTTAACAGGACTTGTGTCCCTTAGGATTGAAGGATTTTATCTTGCCATAGCTACCTTGGCCATATCAGAAATATTCCGTAAGGTGTTTGTAGAGTTTGAAGTAGTTACCAATGGCTTTTCTGGGAAAAAAGCAGGGTATCCAGAGCTTTTAGGTTTTATAAAGCTAGGAAGAAATGGCTCCTTTATTCTTATTGTAGTATTTCTGGTGGCTGTTATGATTATAGCTCACAATATAATAAATAGTTATACAGGAAGAGCATTTCAGGCCATGAGAGGAAGCGAAGCAGCAGCTCAGGCCATGGGAATAAATATATACAAATATAGACTTCTTTCCTTTGCAATAGCTGTAGCTTACTCAGCTCTTGGTGGCGTCTTGTATATACACTTTGTAAAATATACTTATCCTAACGCATGGACATTGACACTTTCTCTTAATATTTTGGCAGTAATAATTATAGGAGGAATAAGATCTATACCAGGAACAATATTAGGCTCATTTATAGTTTTTGGAGTACCGGATCTAATTCTAAAAAGATTGCCTATCATTGGTGATTTTGATGGAATGGCCTATATATTCAATGGGATATTAATAATTTTAGTAATATTATTTTATCCTACTGGCCTTATACATATGAAAAATGATATTAGGAGGTTTTTTCTAAAATTTAAAAAAGGAAAGGAGAACTACAGTGAGCATGGAAGTGTTAACACAAAATGA
- a CDS encoding ABC-F family ATP-binding cassette domain-containing protein gives MSILTVEKLNFGFGDKTILNNVSFRLLKGDHAGLVGLNGAGKTTFLDILTGKLIPDDGKLYLSSSINIGYLDQHSQLEDGYSIKESLKQAFAELYQAEERMLHIANDLAKADKNESELLLKEYGELQDILQSSDFYRIDGLIDNVAAGIGLIELGMDTHVDKLSGGQRTKVKLATLLLKSPDVLLLDEPTNYLDKEHIEWLANYLTSYSNSFIVISHDIAFLNRITNVIYHIEYGKMKRYPGNYDAFLKLKDDETKRYIDMYNKQQKEIARMEDFINKNIAGAATSKRAKSRRKQLGKIERLEKPNKLPRPRYTFLSSRLSGELVFRCSHLSIGYNYPLIKDLKLKLNRGQKIAITGCNGIGKSTLLKTIIGDISPLGGNIEIGDFLYPAYFEQETKISSNTAIEEIQHKYPEKSQKEIRNALARCGLKQEQVFQKMSSLSGGEQSKVRLCKLMMTPSNWLLLDEPTNHLDIDAKEALKEALIEYGGTIILVCHEKEFYEDWVTDIWNMEELASRQ, from the coding sequence ATGAGTATTTTAACTGTAGAAAAATTAAACTTTGGATTTGGAGATAAAACAATTTTAAATAATGTATCTTTTCGGCTTTTAAAGGGAGATCATGCTGGACTTGTTGGGCTAAATGGTGCAGGGAAAACTACATTTCTTGATATATTAACTGGTAAGCTTATACCTGATGATGGAAAACTATATCTTTCGTCATCAATAAATATTGGATATCTTGATCAGCATTCACAGCTAGAGGATGGGTATAGTATTAAAGAAAGCCTTAAACAAGCATTTGCAGAGCTTTATCAGGCAGAGGAAAGGATGCTTCATATCGCTAATGATTTAGCTAAGGCAGATAAAAATGAATCGGAGCTGCTTCTAAAAGAATATGGTGAACTACAGGATATTTTACAATCTAGTGATTTTTACAGAATAGATGGTTTAATTGATAATGTAGCAGCGGGAATAGGGCTAATTGAGCTTGGGATGGATACCCATGTGGACAAATTGAGTGGTGGACAGAGAACGAAGGTGAAGCTTGCAACACTTCTTTTAAAAAGTCCGGATGTTTTACTTTTAGATGAGCCTACTAATTATCTCGACAAAGAGCATATTGAATGGCTAGCTAATTATCTCACCAGCTATTCTAACAGCTTTATTGTCATATCACATGATATAGCCTTTCTCAATAGGATAACTAATGTAATTTACCATATTGAATATGGTAAGATGAAACGATATCCAGGAAATTATGATGCTTTTTTAAAGCTAAAGGATGATGAAACAAAAAGATATATTGATATGTACAATAAGCAACAGAAAGAAATTGCACGTATGGAGGATTTTATAAATAAAAATATTGCAGGAGCAGCTACATCTAAGAGAGCCAAAAGTAGAAGAAAACAACTTGGAAAGATTGAAAGGCTTGAAAAGCCCAATAAGCTTCCGAGGCCAAGGTATACATTTTTATCAAGCAGATTATCTGGAGAACTAGTTTTTAGATGCTCACATTTGAGTATTGGATACAACTACCCTTTAATAAAAGATCTCAAGCTTAAGCTTAATAGGGGGCAAAAAATAGCTATAACAGGCTGTAATGGAATTGGTAAGTCAACATTATTAAAAACAATCATTGGAGATATTTCTCCTCTAGGTGGAAACATAGAAATAGGTGACTTTCTCTATCCAGCATATTTTGAACAAGAGACAAAAATAAGCAGCAATACTGCCATTGAAGAAATACAACACAAATATCCAGAGAAAAGCCAAAAAGAAATACGAAATGCACTTGCAAGATGTGGTCTTAAGCAGGAGCAAGTGTTTCAAAAAATGTCATCCTTAAGTGGTGGTGAGCAGTCTAAGGTAAGACTATGTAAACTTATGATGACTCCAAGCAATTGGCTTCTGCTTGATGAGCCTACTAATCATCTTGACATTGATGCCAAGGAAGCTTTGAAAGAAGCTCTTATTGAGTATGGAGGCACAATAATTCTTGTTTGTCACGAGAAAGAATTCTATGAAGATTGGGTGACTGATATATGGAACATGGAGGAGCTTGCTTCTCGCCAATAG
- a CDS encoding ABC transporter ATP-binding protein gives MDALTINNLRVNYGSIEALKGIDITVKEGNIVALLGSNGAGKTTTLRKISGVLEASDGHIEFFGHDITRMSANKIASLGIIQSPEGRQVFRDLTVEENLMTGAYTVKDKKEIAKNFEKVYRYFPVLKERKNQIGSTLSGGEQQMLAIGRALMGSPKLLLLDEPSLGLAPLIVRGIFEIIKEIREDGTTVLIVEQNALQTLKIADYAYVLEVGKIRMEGDAKKLSEDPELIEAYLGDKK, from the coding sequence ATGGATGCATTAACGATTAATAACTTAAGAGTAAATTATGGCAGTATAGAAGCCCTTAAAGGGATAGACATAACTGTTAAAGAGGGAAATATAGTAGCTCTACTTGGCTCAAATGGCGCAGGGAAAACTACTACACTCAGAAAAATATCAGGTGTCCTAGAGGCTTCTGATGGCCATATAGAATTCTTTGGCCATGATATTACAAGAATGTCAGCAAATAAAATAGCTTCACTAGGAATAATTCAATCCCCTGAAGGAAGACAGGTATTTAGAGACCTTACAGTTGAGGAAAACCTAATGACGGGAGCATATACAGTAAAGGATAAAAAGGAAATTGCAAAGAATTTTGAGAAAGTATACAGATACTTTCCAGTGCTTAAGGAAAGAAAAAACCAAATAGGCTCAACTCTTTCAGGCGGAGAGCAACAAATGCTTGCAATAGGAAGAGCTCTTATGGGAAGTCCAAAGCTTCTGTTACTAGATGAGCCATCTTTAGGCCTTGCACCTTTAATAGTTAGAGGCATCTTTGAAATAATCAAGGAAATAAGGGAAGATGGCACTACAGTTCTAATTGTGGAACAGAATGCACTACAAACTTTAAAAATTGCTGACTATGCTTATGTTCTTGAAGTTGGGAAGATAAGGATGGAAGGAGATGCAAAGAAGCTTAGTGAAGATCCTGAGCTCATAGAAGCTTATCTTGGAGATAAAAAATAA
- a CDS encoding alpha/beta hydrolase: MPKVLIQGKNMYYETYGEGEPIVILNGIMMSTGSWTSFIDIFSRKNKLVLVDFIDQGQSDRAEGEYSQDMHVEMLKELFSILGLDKVHLVGISYGGEVAQRFALKYQAQLLSLILSNTTSYTNHILKDIGDGWIYAAKTYDGSTFFKVTMPYVYSPEFYESNITWLKEREKAFSVSLKPEWYEGFIRLVRSAEDLNITDALHNIKVPTLIIGAEYDITTPLRCQEEIQKRISDSKLMVIKGSGHATMYEKPYEFITVVLGFVECYDKEIKIL; encoded by the coding sequence ATGCCTAAGGTATTGATACAAGGAAAAAACATGTATTACGAAACCTATGGAGAAGGCGAACCAATAGTCATATTAAATGGAATAATGATGAGTACAGGAAGCTGGACTTCATTTATAGATATATTCTCAAGAAAAAATAAGCTTGTCCTAGTAGATTTCATAGATCAGGGACAATCAGATAGAGCAGAAGGAGAATACTCTCAAGATATGCATGTCGAGATGCTAAAAGAATTATTTAGCATTTTAGGACTAGATAAAGTTCACCTTGTAGGAATTTCTTATGGAGGGGAGGTAGCTCAGAGATTTGCATTAAAATATCAGGCTCAGCTTCTAAGCCTCATTCTATCTAACACTACTAGTTATACAAATCACATATTAAAGGATATTGGCGATGGATGGATATATGCAGCTAAAACCTATGATGGAAGCACATTTTTCAAGGTAACTATGCCATACGTTTATTCACCAGAGTTTTATGAATCCAATATTACTTGGCTAAAAGAGCGAGAAAAAGCATTTTCAGTTTCCTTAAAGCCTGAATGGTATGAGGGATTTATTAGGCTAGTTAGAAGTGCAGAGGATTTGAACATTACAGATGCTCTTCACAATATAAAAGTACCTACACTAATAATTGGTGCAGAGTATGACATCACTACACCTTTGAGATGTCAGGAAGAGATACAAAAAAGGATATCTGATTCAAAGCTAATGGTTATAAAAGGTTCAGGACATGCAACCATGTATGAAAAACCATACGAATTCATTACAGTAGTACTTGGATTTGTTGAATGTTATGATAAGGAAATTAAAATTTTGTAA